From a single Heliomicrobium undosum genomic region:
- the spoVG gene encoding septation regulator SpoVG, translating into MKITDIRIRKLYVDSKIKAIFSVTFDNAFVVHDVKVVEGPNGLIVAMPSRKRPDGKYCDIFHPISADAREVVSSAIMAAYNEAVAQASQDGVTADVTA; encoded by the coding sequence GTGAAGATCACAGACATTCGGATTCGCAAACTGTATGTGGACAGCAAGATAAAAGCTATCTTCTCAGTGACTTTCGATAACGCCTTTGTCGTCCACGACGTCAAGGTGGTGGAAGGTCCCAATGGACTGATCGTGGCCATGCCCAGCCGCAAGCGGCCCGATGGCAAGTACTGCGATATTTTCCACCCCATCTCCGCCGATGCCAGAGAGGTCGTCTCTTCAGCCATCATGGCGGCCTACAACGAAGCGGTGGCGCAAGCCAGCCAGGACGGCGTTACGGCAGACGTTACGGCCTAG
- a CDS encoding spore germination protein produces the protein MVEENKHSFWDTYLYKHRKDEIPPPDDRSGKVERALPASLEATKDALKEALGEPKDLFFRPIENQALGRTFLLAAIEGLVDKKELALHVIEPLQNASPQDESSDIFETLGRMVISVPNWKKIKTLDQAKSQLLDGNTLLFAEGLSSGLVIFNHQYEHRTVGEPITEQVIRGPIEGFVEAIRVNTALLRKHIKDERLRFESMTIGRRSKTKAVVAYVEGIAYPPRIDAVKEDLKSLDIDVVHDVSELSLLLQKRSSNIFPLSLTVERTDRVTASLMEGRIAVFIDNSPAAMVVPAIFIDFWRTPEDYYYSPVLATFFRILRMIVGNHLTMMLPALYISFTEFPTGIIGSQLIMNMAASREGIAFPPTVEVLLMLLMLDIILEASQRLPRIVGGAVTIVGGLILGQAAVQSKLASNIIVIIVAVTAITNLTVSNLSMLQAMRLLKYYFMIWASFFGVVGVVFAATTVLAYVGSLKSYGVPYLSQMSAIHLRDLTDTIYLFSPKWRTNRPRTFKAEDGQHWDTKSMKYNEDSMDDV, from the coding sequence GTGGTCGAAGAGAACAAGCACAGCTTTTGGGACACTTACCTTTATAAACACCGCAAAGACGAGATCCCGCCGCCTGATGACCGTTCGGGGAAGGTGGAACGGGCTTTGCCTGCTTCGCTGGAAGCGACGAAGGACGCCTTAAAAGAGGCCCTCGGCGAGCCCAAGGATCTTTTCTTCCGCCCTATCGAAAATCAGGCGTTGGGTCGCACGTTTCTCCTGGCCGCCATTGAGGGCTTGGTTGACAAAAAAGAGCTTGCCCTCCACGTGATTGAACCGTTGCAGAACGCCTCGCCCCAGGATGAGTCATCGGACATCTTCGAGACGCTCGGACGAATGGTCATCTCCGTCCCCAACTGGAAGAAGATCAAAACGCTCGATCAGGCCAAAAGCCAACTTCTTGACGGCAACACGCTCCTCTTTGCAGAAGGGTTGTCGTCAGGCCTGGTCATCTTCAACCACCAGTACGAACACCGGACTGTCGGCGAGCCGATCACGGAACAGGTGATCCGCGGCCCTATCGAGGGGTTTGTCGAGGCCATCCGCGTCAACACGGCGCTGCTGCGCAAGCACATCAAGGATGAACGCCTGCGGTTCGAGTCGATGACGATCGGACGGCGGAGCAAGACGAAGGCCGTGGTGGCCTATGTGGAGGGGATCGCCTACCCGCCGCGGATCGACGCTGTCAAGGAGGACCTGAAGAGCCTCGATATCGATGTGGTTCATGATGTGTCCGAACTGTCGTTGCTGTTGCAGAAGCGTTCCAGCAACATTTTTCCGCTCAGCCTGACGGTCGAGCGGACGGACCGGGTGACGGCGAGCCTGATGGAAGGCCGTATCGCCGTCTTCATCGACAACTCGCCGGCAGCGATGGTGGTGCCGGCCATTTTCATCGATTTCTGGCGCACCCCGGAGGACTACTACTATTCGCCTGTCCTGGCTACCTTCTTCCGCATCTTGCGCATGATCGTCGGCAACCACCTGACTATGATGTTGCCGGCCTTGTACATCTCCTTCACCGAATTTCCAACAGGGATCATCGGTTCCCAACTGATCATGAACATGGCTGCCTCCCGGGAGGGGATCGCCTTTCCGCCCACGGTGGAGGTGCTGCTCATGCTGCTCATGCTGGACATCATCCTGGAGGCGAGCCAGCGACTGCCGCGTATCGTCGGCGGCGCCGTTACCATCGTCGGCGGCCTGATCCTCGGCCAGGCGGCTGTCCAGTCGAAACTGGCCTCCAATATCATCGTCATCATCGTAGCCGTCACGGCGATTACCAACCTGACCGTGTCCAACCTGTCCATGCTGCAAGCCATGCGGCTCTTGAAGTACTATTTTATGATCTGGGCGTCTTTTTTTGGTGTCGTCGGCGTCGTATTCGCGGCGACCACTGTGCTGGCCTACGTGGGTTCCTTGAAATCCTACGGCGTTCCTTACCTAAGCCAGATGTCGGCCATCCACCTTCGCGACCTCACCGATACGATTTACCTCTTTTCACCAAAATGGCGGACAAACCGTCCACGCACCTTCAAGGCTGAGGACGGTCAGCACTGGGACACCAAGTCAATGAAATACAACGAAGACAGCATGGATGATGTGTAA
- a CDS encoding methyl-accepting chemotaxis protein, which yields MAEVSEVLQPILAVADFIHDLFEGRNFLGIADREKFIWLRDGSEIRFQIKPGDLVKPGMATHDAMQQRKTVVRSITKEQSLFGFPYRAIALPIFDGPQVAGVVSMTTARKKEILMYEMAGRLELSTHQLAEKGKSIAGTAGALTREIDTLTTASRRLTEGLQIMDDAIELVDRVASQTQLLGLNAAIEAARAGAAGRGFSIVADEIRALALTTSENAKLIRVGLKRMAEDVKVSHRHLAQLESLAQQQAAVTVEVDRALTEMQGGVEDLNRFAKEV from the coding sequence ATGGCGGAGGTCTCGGAGGTATTACAACCGATCCTGGCAGTGGCCGATTTTATCCATGATCTTTTCGAAGGGCGCAATTTTCTGGGTATTGCCGACCGAGAGAAGTTTATCTGGCTTCGCGACGGCAGCGAAATCCGGTTTCAGATCAAACCGGGCGACCTGGTGAAGCCGGGGATGGCTACACACGATGCGATGCAACAAAGGAAGACAGTCGTTCGTTCCATTACCAAGGAACAGTCTCTCTTTGGATTTCCTTACCGAGCCATCGCGCTTCCGATTTTCGATGGTCCCCAGGTAGCGGGAGTGGTGTCCATGACGACGGCCAGAAAAAAAGAGATTCTTATGTATGAGATGGCGGGTCGCCTCGAGTTGTCAACCCATCAACTGGCGGAAAAGGGAAAATCCATCGCCGGGACGGCTGGCGCGTTGACCAGGGAGATTGATACGCTCACCACGGCCAGCCGGCGGTTGACGGAAGGGTTACAGATCATGGATGACGCCATAGAACTGGTGGATCGGGTGGCCTCGCAGACCCAGTTGCTCGGCCTGAATGCGGCCATCGAAGCAGCCCGCGCCGGCGCAGCAGGCCGCGGTTTTTCCATTGTGGCCGATGAGATTCGCGCCTTGGCCCTCACGACATCGGAAAACGCCAAGTTGATCCGTGTAGGCCTGAAACGTATGGCGGAGGACGTCAAGGTCAGCCATCGCCACCTGGCGCAACTGGAGAGCCTGGCGCAGCAACAGGCCGCTGTGACGGTGGAGGTGGATAGGGCGCTTACGGAGATGCAGGGGGGCGTTGAAGATCTGAACCGTTTCGCAAAAGAAGTGTAA
- a CDS encoding UbiA family prenyltransferase encodes MHWIDFWNLSRPLVALRYGATAAAAGFIEGGSILSLALAGLSGLLFVAGVYAFDDIEDLPEDRINHPERPLPSGRLSVRAARTFGIICLILAVAVAAALHDRTGAMALTALSAFVVIPQAHRLTERHWIGRGVSVFTFIFSAFLLGSAAATGPLSPRLFLLGEAIGVLHLATRIIGDERDLEGDRDRLRTLPALSLAKARRFIRNVLALSAVLLPLPYFFGFKALYLLFSLPAALHILQQSITWKIDQAGGYPGHWLAAVVILGACLSR; translated from the coding sequence ATGCATTGGATCGACTTTTGGAACCTGAGCCGGCCCCTTGTGGCCCTGCGCTACGGCGCCACTGCAGCAGCCGCCGGATTCATCGAGGGGGGCTCTATTCTTTCCCTCGCCCTCGCAGGGCTGTCCGGGCTGCTCTTCGTGGCTGGCGTCTATGCCTTTGATGACATTGAAGACCTGCCAGAAGACCGGATCAATCACCCCGAGCGGCCTTTGCCATCGGGACGGCTCTCTGTGCGAGCAGCCCGCACATTCGGGATTATCTGCCTGATCCTGGCTGTTGCCGTAGCGGCAGCCCTGCATGACCGGACGGGAGCGATGGCGCTGACGGCGCTGTCCGCCTTTGTGGTCATACCACAGGCGCACCGGCTGACAGAGCGCCACTGGATCGGGAGGGGGGTATCGGTCTTCACCTTCATCTTCTCGGCCTTTCTGCTCGGTTCGGCTGCCGCGACAGGTCCCCTATCCCCCCGCCTGTTTTTGCTGGGGGAAGCGATCGGCGTCCTGCACTTGGCGACCAGGATCATCGGCGATGAGCGGGACCTGGAGGGGGACCGGGACCGCCTCCGGACGTTGCCCGCCCTGTCTCTCGCGAAGGCGCGCCGCTTCATCCGCAATGTCCTTGCCCTCTCGGCGGTCCTGCTTCCGCTCCCCTACTTCTTCGGATTCAAAGCGCTCTACCTCCTATTCTCCCTGCCGGCCGCCCTTCATATCCTCCAACAGTCCATCACCTGGAAGATAGACCAGGCAGGGGGGTATCCCGGTCACTGGCTCGCCGCCGTCGTGATCCTGGGCGCCTGTCTCAGCCGTTGA
- a CDS encoding GerAB/ArcD/ProY family transporter: MYREEISMIQIGLLMGSFFVSGAGLYYHGFLLHSVAYNPWAPLLSGVALSLIPSALAWRFCARFPRDNIVGVAQKLTGRWLGIIITLPLVLFHLALPWPVFRIAAELLVDVHLNQTPPIVLSTVLLAIACWIALMGTEVVTRTNDEHLVIIFPLTVVMFYLSIADIRPELALPVTQFDFSYWGRLDFYASLMVFFGFSLPLFLNDALGHSKKMYWVILVVTIIGAFYLLFSLFLIIGTLGMEMASSFEQPLKVKMTTLRQMVFFERVDIFLVLLWMFPTTTAMGAMIVTGARAVGQWLNLANYHPVIYVYFVIALLARPWFEAFQQSTQFLRWLGPFWGVFMIATVGLLLILARFRREKTAPSGGTGGEHNG, from the coding sequence GTGTACAGGGAAGAAATCTCCATGATCCAGATCGGTCTCCTGATGGGCTCCTTTTTTGTCTCCGGGGCCGGTCTCTATTACCACGGTTTTTTGCTGCACAGCGTTGCTTACAACCCCTGGGCGCCCCTGTTGTCGGGGGTTGCCCTGTCGCTGATTCCCTCGGCCCTGGCCTGGCGTTTTTGCGCCCGCTTTCCTCGTGATAACATCGTCGGCGTCGCGCAAAAGCTGACAGGGCGCTGGCTTGGCATCATCATCACACTGCCGCTCGTTCTCTTCCATCTGGCCTTGCCTTGGCCAGTCTTTCGCATTGCCGCGGAACTGCTTGTGGACGTGCACCTGAACCAGACACCGCCCATCGTCCTTTCCACAGTTCTCTTAGCTATCGCCTGCTGGATCGCCTTAATGGGGACGGAGGTGGTCACGCGGACAAACGATGAGCATCTGGTGATCATCTTTCCCCTGACGGTGGTCATGTTTTATCTCTCCATCGCCGACATCCGTCCGGAACTGGCACTCCCGGTGACCCAGTTTGACTTTTCCTACTGGGGGCGCCTTGATTTTTATGCATCCCTGATGGTCTTTTTTGGTTTTAGTCTGCCCTTGTTCCTCAATGACGCCCTGGGTCACAGCAAAAAAATGTACTGGGTGATCCTCGTCGTGACTATCATCGGGGCCTTTTATCTGTTGTTTAGCCTCTTTCTGATCATCGGGACCTTAGGGATGGAGATGGCCTCCAGTTTTGAACAGCCCTTGAAAGTAAAGATGACCACCTTGCGCCAGATGGTCTTCTTCGAACGTGTCGATATCTTTTTGGTGTTGCTCTGGATGTTCCCGACCACGACGGCCATGGGGGCCATGATCGTCACAGGGGCGCGGGCTGTTGGGCAGTGGTTGAACCTGGCCAATTATCATCCTGTCATCTATGTGTATTTTGTGATCGCCCTGCTCGCCCGTCCATGGTTTGAAGCCTTCCAACAGTCGACACAGTTCCTGCGATGGCTCGGTCCCTTTTGGGGCGTTTTTATGATCGCTACGGTAGGTCTCCTGTTGATCCTGGCCCGCTTTCGCCGAGAAAAGACTGCGCCATCCGGCGGGACGGGGGGCGAGCATAATGGCTAG
- a CDS encoding Ger(x)C family spore germination protein: MARRRTSRVLLAVLLSLLPVLAGCWDKMPIERRLMVMNIGFDLGEKDALALIPDIHNPKQSESNTQPTPEKTAGPPTLSPRLEGETIDDCIEYSKRIMPRLLDFGLAGTIVISERAAREGIFPFLSWSMFQAQVRHNAYVLVSESDLQTLFSSKTITLEGTQGGNILVSQLNAENRSAGIARTFLWDAYRTYLDKTGCITTPYIRAEEGRIYYDGSAVFHYDKMVGTLNNLETALLTMITEERTPYLYTYRFEAPGGAGEQSRGGGGGRDPQTKGQMEARDDKVSDITVRIQEVKSSYRVRREGPGQYAATIRIDMTGMLSDANPPQVRYTMEDFEAMSVQGSRAIVSDMNRLLEKTQKMNADVLHIGRYVRPINIEEWRDLNWFEIFPKIPVVFEVTLRVQGATR, from the coding sequence ATGGCTAGACGCCGGACGTCACGGGTGCTGTTGGCGGTCCTGTTGAGCCTGTTGCCTGTCCTTGCCGGCTGTTGGGACAAGATGCCCATCGAACGGCGTTTGATGGTGATGAATATCGGATTTGATCTCGGTGAAAAAGATGCGCTCGCCCTGATACCGGATATCCATAATCCAAAACAGTCTGAATCCAACACCCAGCCTACCCCGGAGAAAACGGCCGGTCCGCCCACCCTTTCGCCGCGGCTGGAGGGAGAGACCATTGACGACTGTATCGAGTATTCCAAAAGAATTATGCCTCGCCTGTTGGATTTCGGCTTGGCCGGCACGATCGTCATCAGTGAACGGGCAGCCAGGGAGGGCATTTTCCCCTTCCTGTCCTGGAGCATGTTCCAGGCGCAGGTGCGCCATAACGCCTATGTGCTGGTGTCGGAATCGGATCTGCAGACCCTGTTTTCGTCGAAGACGATCACCTTGGAGGGAACCCAGGGCGGAAATATCTTAGTCAGTCAACTCAACGCGGAAAACCGCTCTGCCGGGATCGCCCGGACCTTTCTCTGGGATGCGTACCGGACGTACCTGGACAAGACGGGTTGCATCACCACCCCCTATATCCGAGCGGAAGAGGGACGCATTTACTACGACGGGTCTGCCGTCTTTCACTACGACAAGATGGTTGGCACATTGAACAACCTCGAAACGGCGCTCCTCACCATGATCACAGAAGAGAGGACCCCTTATTTGTATACCTATCGCTTCGAAGCGCCGGGCGGAGCCGGTGAGCAAAGCAGAGGCGGAGGCGGCGGGCGCGACCCCCAGACGAAAGGACAGATGGAAGCGCGTGATGACAAGGTCAGTGATATCACCGTGCGCATCCAGGAGGTCAAGAGTTCCTACCGCGTTCGACGAGAGGGTCCGGGCCAGTATGCGGCGACGATCCGCATCGATATGACGGGAATGCTTTCCGACGCCAACCCGCCTCAGGTCCGCTATACGATGGAGGATTTCGAAGCCATGAGTGTCCAGGGGAGCCGGGCCATCGTCAGCGATATGAATCGCCTGCTGGAAAAGACGCAGAAAATGAATGCCGATGTGCTGCACATCGGCCGCTACGTCAGGCCCATCAACATCGAAGAATGGCGTGACCTGAATTGGTTCGAGATCTTTCCCAAGATACCCGTCGTCTTTGAGGTGACCCTTCGGGTGCAGGGGGCCACGCGTTGA
- a CDS encoding creatininase family protein: MEIITMSWPSLDSIVPEKSLLFLPIAPLEEHGPHLPIGVDCQCALEGCRRSAAKLEGQSNLRPYLFPLVPLGVARETGDFPGTVSLSEKRFFSLVYELLALSSRWGFRYAVVVSPHGSPIHLAAIHAAITQVEKDYPIKIAEPFAHWFFSLPRNPAPGAIPDIHGGRIETSIMLALHPEQVDRELAKRLPPVEIDDLRYPGTWREKGAAEGYLGSPAEASVEEGQRLLSSLDIWADAAIDLLQGVKWPPPPLIQGLASRLLPIAP, encoded by the coding sequence ATGGAGATCATCACCATGTCCTGGCCGAGTCTCGATTCTATCGTTCCGGAGAAGAGCCTTTTGTTCCTGCCCATTGCCCCCCTTGAAGAACACGGTCCTCATCTGCCGATCGGCGTCGATTGCCAATGCGCGCTGGAAGGGTGCCGGCGGTCAGCGGCCAAACTGGAAGGCCAATCGAATCTCCGTCCCTATCTTTTTCCGTTGGTTCCCCTGGGGGTGGCCCGGGAGACGGGCGATTTTCCCGGCACCGTTTCACTCTCAGAGAAGCGCTTTTTTTCCTTGGTGTACGAACTGCTGGCCCTGTCAAGCCGTTGGGGGTTTCGCTATGCCGTCGTCGTCTCTCCCCACGGTTCGCCGATACACCTGGCCGCGATTCACGCCGCCATCACCCAGGTGGAAAAGGACTATCCGATCAAGATCGCAGAACCCTTCGCCCATTGGTTTTTCAGCCTGCCTCGAAACCCGGCGCCCGGCGCCATTCCCGACATCCATGGCGGTCGCATTGAAACATCGATCATGCTGGCCCTGCATCCGGAACAGGTTGACCGGGAACTGGCCAAGCGGCTTCCCCCGGTAGAGATCGATGACCTGCGCTACCCCGGAACATGGCGGGAAAAGGGCGCGGCAGAGGGGTACCTGGGCAGCCCGGCAGAGGCCTCTGTGGAAGAGGGGCAACGTTTGCTCTCCAGCCTGGACATCTGGGCCGACGCAGCCATAGACCTCCTGCAAGGCGTGAAATGGCCGCCGCCCCCATTGATTCAAGGGCTGGCAAGCCGGTTGCTGCCCATCGCCCCCTAG
- a CDS encoding DUF4855 domain-containing protein yields the protein MKSKFLASCMAAWVLAGTGLVPLTAAFASPGEGVPALSQPADLLQAQSTNAQTEPALKRIEFLSQLSKVLGVQPLFPPKASFVDVMPASPDYGAIEALTRLGLISGISPGRLGVGEAVRRQDAALLLWRAFGDRQEPVFGDPLNDEGEISDYARQAVRYTVQKGWLPARDGRFSPRDGLTLSETERLMERLRLDRKVQALRAIAVTSKRQVGLWPDETKAVELPPGQPDQWTPEKGAPLGFTPVFGVDNPNIGRLSGDGGFTLGPQAKRGLVTVNAGLASYALEVEAYTASRPRTTSPAREEQVMGEKTPSPGFGEGPLAAAAFSVQVSQHAPDLAFQQLETKQYPGPQGGLASPDETWTGFLRQEGRDVVIDLQRMRPVTGLSLEFLQDKQAGIRMPPHMQGAVSPDGQNWYYLGEARHSLSPSDGAVQQRVLGFRFPALNTRYIKLSFPVDDWTFARRLTVEGAPSPAKPVLLSQDARVAKSARGYLQIPGVNDILLVYTGHYGKAGTWTSDDFLPMIAYRNRQGYRDRMFDTMLFLPYGETGSVKEKWGAYLDDLFTPGIQLSALNGAVAEMNRILGTAHTEKVILTLPYPDSQERNFGSLEKNSPSLSFDPAHVGREQALDNRLAALKWYYRELIERWQGAGFENLELAGIYWYAETIDVHVPDETQLVQGAARIVRADNRDFYWIPFYGANGYENWRSYGFEHVLLQPNYYADDIKPDERMDRTAALAKKYRLGMELEISDQVFDSAGHYDAFYKQLDRAHRLGADGDMTNAYYAESKTLVRVSNSSDPKIRAIYDDLYRWIRGTYRPK from the coding sequence ATGAAAAGTAAGTTCTTGGCATCCTGTATGGCCGCATGGGTTCTGGCAGGTACCGGTCTGGTCCCTCTTACTGCCGCTTTTGCCTCACCCGGCGAAGGAGTCCCCGCGCTGTCGCAGCCGGCGGACCTGCTTCAGGCACAGTCAACAAACGCTCAGACAGAGCCCGCGCTCAAACGGATCGAGTTCCTTTCCCAACTGTCAAAGGTGCTTGGTGTCCAACCCCTCTTTCCGCCAAAAGCCTCTTTCGTCGATGTCATGCCGGCTTCGCCCGATTACGGAGCGATTGAGGCGTTGACCCGCCTCGGTCTGATCTCCGGTATTTCGCCGGGCCGCCTAGGCGTCGGCGAGGCGGTGCGCCGGCAGGATGCGGCGCTGCTCCTCTGGCGCGCTTTCGGGGACCGGCAGGAACCGGTCTTCGGGGATCCCTTGAACGATGAAGGGGAGATTTCCGATTATGCCCGGCAGGCCGTCCGCTATACCGTTCAAAAGGGCTGGTTGCCGGCCCGGGACGGACGGTTTAGCCCCCGCGACGGGCTGACCCTGTCCGAAACAGAGCGATTGATGGAAAGGCTGCGCCTGGACCGTAAGGTGCAGGCCTTGCGCGCCATCGCCGTCACATCGAAACGCCAGGTCGGCCTTTGGCCCGATGAGACGAAAGCGGTGGAACTCCCACCCGGCCAGCCTGATCAGTGGACGCCTGAAAAGGGGGCGCCCTTGGGCTTTACGCCTGTTTTCGGCGTCGATAATCCGAATATCGGCCGATTGTCCGGCGATGGCGGTTTTACACTGGGGCCGCAGGCAAAGCGAGGCCTGGTCACCGTCAATGCCGGTCTTGCCAGTTATGCCTTGGAGGTCGAGGCGTACACGGCGTCGAGGCCAAGAACCACATCGCCGGCGAGAGAGGAACAGGTGATGGGTGAAAAAACGCCTTCGCCGGGCTTCGGCGAGGGACCGTTGGCCGCCGCCGCATTCTCTGTCCAGGTCAGCCAGCATGCGCCTGACCTCGCGTTTCAGCAACTGGAGACGAAACAATACCCCGGACCCCAAGGGGGGCTGGCGTCGCCGGATGAGACTTGGACAGGCTTTCTCCGCCAGGAGGGCCGCGATGTGGTGATCGACCTGCAGCGGATGCGACCGGTGACCGGCCTTTCTTTGGAGTTTTTGCAGGACAAGCAGGCAGGGATCCGGATGCCTCCGCACATGCAAGGGGCTGTCTCCCCGGATGGGCAGAACTGGTATTACCTGGGCGAGGCGCGCCACAGCCTTTCTCCCTCTGATGGCGCCGTGCAACAGCGTGTTCTGGGCTTTCGCTTCCCAGCCCTAAATACGCGGTACATAAAACTCAGCTTCCCTGTCGACGATTGGACCTTTGCACGGCGGTTGACTGTCGAGGGCGCCCCGTCGCCGGCGAAACCGGTGTTGCTGAGCCAGGACGCGCGGGTCGCCAAGTCAGCGAGGGGCTACCTCCAAATTCCCGGCGTCAACGACATCCTGCTCGTGTACACCGGTCACTACGGAAAAGCCGGAACTTGGACGAGCGACGACTTTCTTCCTATGATCGCCTACCGGAACCGCCAGGGCTACCGGGATCGGATGTTTGACACAATGCTCTTCCTCCCCTATGGGGAGACAGGCAGTGTCAAGGAAAAGTGGGGCGCCTACCTGGACGATCTCTTCACCCCAGGCATCCAGTTGAGTGCGCTCAACGGGGCGGTCGCCGAGATGAATCGCATCCTGGGGACGGCCCATACGGAGAAGGTGATTCTCACCCTGCCCTATCCGGACAGCCAGGAACGGAACTTCGGCAGCCTGGAGAAAAATAGCCCCTCTCTATCCTTCGATCCCGCCCATGTGGGCCGTGAACAGGCGCTGGACAACAGGCTGGCGGCGCTCAAGTGGTATTACAGGGAACTGATCGAGCGTTGGCAGGGCGCCGGATTCGAAAATCTGGAATTGGCCGGGATTTACTGGTACGCTGAAACGATCGACGTCCACGTCCCCGATGAGACGCAACTGGTGCAGGGGGCCGCACGCATCGTCCGGGCCGACAACCGCGACTTCTACTGGATCCCCTTTTACGGCGCCAACGGTTATGAAAACTGGCGCTCTTACGGTTTTGAGCACGTGCTGCTGCAGCCCAACTACTACGCTGACGATATCAAGCCGGACGAGCGGATGGATCGGACGGCGGCGCTGGCGAAGAAGTACCGCCTCGGCATGGAACTGGAGATCAGCGACCAGGTCTTCGATTCGGCCGGCCACTATGACGCTTTTTACAAGCAACTGGATAGGGCGCACCGGCTCGGCGCCGACGGCGACATGACCAACGCCTATTATGCCGAGTCGAAGACCCTCGTGCGAGTGAGCAACAGCAGCGATCCCAAGATCCGAGCGATCTATGATGATCTGTACCGCTGGATCCGGGGGACCTACCGTCCGAAGTAA
- a CDS encoding sodium-dependent transporter, whose translation MSSKGDSRETFSSGLAVFFATLGSAVGLGNIWKFPYLVGANGGGAFLLIYFLCILFVGLPVMASEFFIGRKTRKNAIGAFKQLKPGSPWKHIGTMGVAASGLIMFFYSCVAGWVYYYLFKAIRGDFAGVTLDSAKAQFGSVVTDPVTPILWQVIVMAVVSLILTMGVKKGIEKITKTLMPLLFLLIIIIDIRAVTLPGAAEGLKFLFHVDFSQLSGAVILTAMGLAFFKLSLGMGTMITYSSYFTEDNNLLGTAVKVAFADTLVSMLAGIAIFPAVFAFGMQPGAGPGLLFMTIPLVFSQMPFGNVLLIAFFFLTSIAATTAMLSLVEVPVAYFSEERGLSRKSSVLLCAAVIVVLGIPAALSADSAGLLGGVTVFGKSFFDLYDFISSNIMLPLGGLFIALFAGHMIDKAQWRQELTNQGRIGLAGAVGLFRFIIRYVTPALLVIVFLHSIGVL comes from the coding sequence ATGTCCTCAAAAGGTGACAGCCGTGAAACCTTTTCATCCGGTCTTGCCGTTTTCTTCGCCACCCTCGGTTCCGCCGTCGGCCTGGGCAACATCTGGAAGTTCCCCTACCTCGTCGGCGCCAATGGCGGCGGCGCTTTCCTGCTCATCTACTTCCTCTGCATCCTCTTCGTCGGGTTGCCGGTGATGGCGAGCGAGTTCTTCATCGGTCGCAAGACCCGCAAAAACGCCATCGGCGCTTTCAAGCAACTGAAACCCGGCTCGCCCTGGAAGCACATCGGCACCATGGGCGTCGCCGCCTCGGGCCTGATCATGTTCTTCTATAGTTGTGTCGCCGGTTGGGTCTACTACTACCTCTTCAAGGCGATCCGGGGCGACTTCGCCGGCGTCACCCTTGACTCGGCAAAAGCCCAGTTTGGCAGCGTCGTCACCGACCCGGTCACACCCATCCTCTGGCAGGTCATCGTCATGGCCGTCGTCTCCCTGATCCTGACCATGGGTGTGAAGAAAGGGATTGAGAAGATCACCAAGACCCTGATGCCGCTCTTATTCCTTCTCATCATCATCATCGACATCCGAGCTGTCACCCTGCCCGGCGCAGCGGAGGGACTCAAGTTCCTCTTCCATGTCGACTTCAGCCAACTGAGCGGCGCCGTCATCCTGACGGCCATGGGCTTGGCCTTCTTCAAGCTCTCCCTCGGCATGGGCACCATGATCACCTACAGCAGTTACTTCACGGAAGACAATAACCTGCTCGGCACGGCCGTCAAGGTCGCCTTCGCCGACACCCTGGTTTCCATGCTGGCCGGCATCGCCATCTTCCCGGCTGTCTTCGCCTTCGGCATGCAACCGGGCGCTGGTCCGGGACTGCTCTTTATGACCATCCCCCTCGTCTTCTCTCAGATGCCCTTCGGCAACGTGTTGCTGATCGCCTTTTTCTTCCTGACCTCCATCGCCGCCACGACGGCCATGCTCTCCCTCGTCGAGGTGCCTGTGGCCTACTTCAGTGAAGAACGGGGCCTCTCCCGCAAATCGTCGGTGCTCCTCTGCGCCGCCGTCATCGTTGTGCTGGGCATCCCAGCAGCCCTTTCGGCAGACAGCGCCGGCCTGCTCGGCGGCGTCACCGTCTTCGGCAAAAGCTTTTTTGACCTCTACGACTTCATCTCCTCGAATATCATGCTACCCCTGGGCGGGCTGTTCATCGCCCTCTTTGCGGGCCATATGATTGACAAGGCGCAGTGGCGGCAGGAATTGACCAACCAGGGCCGCATCGGCCTCGCCGGCGCAGTGGGTCTTTTCCGGTTCATCATTCGCTATGTGACGCCGGCCCTGCTGGTCATCGTCTTCCTTCATTCGATCGGCGTTCTGTAA